CTTGGACTTGTGGCAAATATTATTTTAATTGCAAAAATTAACGGCTTTATTATTAACTCAGAGGTTAAAGAGATGAAAAAGTTCTTATTGGTATTGATTTGTGCATTAACTATTGCATTCGCACAGGCAAACGACAGAATGGTAAGAGACGCGCAAAGAGCGCTTTCACAAAGAAATCACGGCACGGTTGTGCGAATTTACGAAACATTTGCGGATACGGCAAGCGCGAATAATCCGACATTTGAATTTTTGGAGCCGCTTTATATAGAAGCGCTTTTATCTTCGCCAAATCCGAACCACGAAGAAATAGCGCGTTTATCCATAGTGTATATAGGAAGATTTCCAAACAGTCAGCAAGTAGCGCGTGTTTTTTACCTTTTGGGTGTAGCAAAAGCGAATATAAGAGATTTTTCTCAGGCAGTAGTCGCCTTGGACGAAGGGCTTAAAAGAACAACGGGTAGCAGAGACAGAAGCTTGAGAGAAACAGACCGCGCAATAAGAAATTTGCTCACACGGCTTTCTCAAAACCACATTGACGACAACGAAAGAGAAGTATTGCTTATAGGCGGAATAAGCGAAGCAACGGCAGAAATTCTGCGTTCGCACAGAACAGCGACGCAAGGAGGACAAGCCGTTTCCGCGCAGGAACAACAAGCAAGAAGACCTGTGCGCGGAGGCGCAATGCGAATAAACAGAACAATAGGACTTCTTGTTCCGATGACGGGAGAATTTGCCGCGCTCGGACAAGTAGCTCATAACACGGTTGCAATGTTTTTAGCGCGCCACGAAGAGCGAACAGGCGAAAGATTTACCTTAAAAGTTTACGACACCGAAGGAAGCGCAATAAGAACGGCGCAAAGAGTAAACGAACTCCTTGCCGACAGCGTTTCTATGGTAATAGGACCGATTATGAGCAATACATCCACGGTTGCGGCGGCAGTTTTGTCGCAATTCCCCGACAGAGCGGCTATGATAACTCCAACAGCAACGGACGACGGAATTGCGGCGCTGGGAAGCAACGTTTTTCAGTTGAATTTGACATCCAAGGCTTTGGCGGTAAAAATAGCGGAATACGCCATAGAAAACCTCAACATACGCAATTTCACCATACTCGCACCGCTTGACGACTACGGCAGAACTATGACAGCCTACTTTACGGAAGCGGTAAGCCAAAGAGGCGCAACAGTCGATTTCACCGAATATTATTCGCCCACAGCAACAGATTTCAGAAGACAATTCGGGGCTGTTCGCGAGTTTTTCACCGACCGCAGATTTGCAAATGGCAACCAAACTCCCGAAGCAAGAGCGTCGTATTTGTCTGATTCTACAATTTCGCTCGGCGGACTTTTCTTGCCTGTTTCTTCGCCCGATAACGCAATTCAGTTGGCGGCGCAAGTTCCTTTTCATCGCTTGAATGCGCAAATTTTGGGCACTCCGCTTTGGGGACACGAAAGAGTTTTGTCGCAAGGCAGAAGAACTGTAAACGACGTTTCCTTTTCGACAGCCAACAGAATTGACCCCGAAAGCGAGAGAGTGCAAAATTTTGTAGAAGCA
This Chitinivibrionia bacterium DNA region includes the following protein-coding sequences:
- a CDS encoding penicillin-binding protein activator — its product is MKKFLLVLICALTIAFAQANDRMVRDAQRALSQRNHGTVVRIYETFADTASANNPTFEFLEPLYIEALLSSPNPNHEEIARLSIVYIGRFPNSQQVARVFYLLGVAKANIRDFSQAVVALDEGLKRTTGSRDRSLRETDRAIRNLLTRLSQNHIDDNEREVLLIGGISEATAEILRSHRTATQGGQAVSAQEQQARRPVRGGAMRINRTIGLLVPMTGEFAALGQVAHNTVAMFLARHEERTGERFTLKVYDTEGSAIRTAQRVNELLADSVSMVIGPIMSNTSTVAAAVLSQFPDRAAMITPTATDDGIAALGSNVFQLNLTSKALAVKIAEYAIENLNIRNFTILAPLDDYGRTMTAYFTEAVSQRGATVDFTEYYSPTATDFRRQFGAVREFFTDRRFANGNQTPEARASYLSDSTISLGGLFLPVSSPDNAIQLAAQVPFHRLNAQILGTPLWGHERVLSQGRRTVNDVSFSTANRIDPESERVQNFVEAYRVRYGEAPDLIVAPLVADAIQLMLRAYAQSNTVSQLSENLMQVSGFQGLSSEITFKNTAGVNTGAIVNKISNQRIIRVR